aAGCAGACCTGGAAATAAGGATGTGGATGCAAGGAGTTTAATGGGGAGGGGATTCAGGGAAGCCCCACTGAGAGGTCGAAGGGGGAAGCAAAGCACAGGGTGTGCCACTGAGCTGGTTGCCACTGCTGGGGCAGGGcttggggtgtggtgggggtgtGAGGCTGGAGTCCCAGGGCAGGACTCCTCAGGCCACGCCTCCACGTGACTCCACCTGTGGGGTATAAGCTGCAGTTTGCACCCTCCAGCTTATACCAGACCTGGTTGGGGGCTGCTCAGGGCATTAACTCCCTGCACGCCCAGCATCACTGTGCCTAGGTGGTCCGAGGGGACGTACAGGGCAGCAGTTGTTGCAACTGGGAACACTCCGGGCATGCCCTACAAGCAGTTACAAGGGATGAGGTCTGGGGGATGGCGGGGGAGGCTGTTGTGCCCAGCCtccctgtggctggacatgcagTAAGGCTGCGCTCAGGTCAGTGGGATCTGACTGGAAATGGATATACAATCCAGTTTGTCTTCAAAGGAAACCTGGTTGACATTGTGATGCTTGCAAAATGAATGGCTCACTCTCATGGACCCAGAGGAGGACTATGTCCTCAGGACGGGGGAGCAATAGAAGAGAAGGAGCCCATGCCCCTAGTGGCTCTGGGGGGCAGCTGCCCCACCAGTGCTACCTGCCTTCCTCTGGACAAGACAAGCTGCCCGGTTCAAGTCAGAGCTGTTGTCTCTGTCTCAGGCAGCCGCACCTTCCCCCTAGTAAGAGAGCTCAAGCACGGTGGGAAAGGCAGCACCTTCAGACCTGGGCCCAATCCGAGCAGCTCTGGGCCTTGCCTTTCTCCCAGGGCCATGCGGCCAGGCCGCTTCAGCCAGCAGCTCGATCAACCGCAATTCTGACTGAATGATGCATGCAGTACTGTTGTTGCACAGAACCAGAGATGCATTTTAGCAAAATTCTGAGTCATGGTGATATGCCTCCCTGGAAGCTGTCCAGTGACAAAGccacaaaataaaactgaaaaacaagacaaacagaaacaaaccaaCACTGTAACTGCAGACATCTGGGAAACACTTTCTGGGCAAAGAGAGGAGAAAGCCGAAGAAcacagaaaatgattttaaacaaGTCCTTGTAACCCAGTCCACCAGCACTAAACCAGTTCTGAGAATGAAAACTGGGAATTGAAGACAATTGTGGGGGAATTAAAACGCCAGCTGATCTTCAGTTTGGGCTCTGCATCCCTTTAGGAACTGCTGTTGGATTAAGAGAAAATCGCCAAAGGGGGTGCCTGATTAAGAGCCCCCCTGAGCACCCTCATGTCGTGTCCAGCTCTTTACATGAGACCCTATCCTTCTCTGGTCACGTGATGACCCAGCTGGGACTCCCCCTATCAGGGGCAGGCAGTCCGCCTGTGATTCAAGCAGAGACACATTCTGGTGCCAGCTGGAGAGGAAACAGGTCAGAGGGCAGCCAGGGCAGGGAATCCCTCAGGGAGGGGCCGGGACTGGGTATGGGCCCCGCACTCACACAGAGGTGGGGCTGTGGTGCCATCAGGTGCGCACAGTCAGCAGGGTGCAGTGGGGGGGCAGGAgtaggggcagggcaggcagcgtaGTGCCTGCCTGCAGGAGGGAGGGTGAGTGCCTGCGACAAATGTCCGGCACTTAGGGGATGACAGTGTGACAGCAGAGCAAAAGGCTGACTTCCAATGGTGATGCACCTGGGGCTGGCATTGGGATGTCAACTTCTAGCAAGTGGGTCACATCAGAGGCTGAACTGAGCTTGGACAATGGTGAGTGTAATTGAAGTGGGTGTGTGATACAGAGCACGAAGTGGCACATACACCATGTGTGTGCAGCCGTGAGGGAGTCTGTAGGCAAGGGGCGTGTAGCAGGTACACAGGCCCAGCCCCTCCATCCTCATGCTACTAGTGGTCCAGGCCCGGGGCTGTCTGCATCACTCCAGTGGCTTCCCTGGGAGACCAGCCACAGCAgctgccccctcccaggcccaCAGAGGTTGGTCACCACCAACTCATGCCAGCAGGGTGGCAGACACAGCCCTGGGGATGCCCAGAGAGGGGTCCTGAAGGCCCGGGCAGGCCCTGGGAAGGGAGAGCAGCAACTGCAGGGGGAACAGCATCGGCAGAGGCCAGGGTGTCAGGGACTGAGCTGCCCGGCCCCCACAGGCCGACACAGCTCCGCGACGGGGCTCTCCGGCCCTCACCGCAGCAGGGGGGGCTCCACAGCTGGACTTTGGCCTCATCCCTGCCAAGCTGCCCTTCCTCGgttgtgttctttcttttttccaaccTCAAGCATACCCTACTCTGTTCTTCCCAAAGTTCTGGCATTTTTATTTACCATCCAGGGAAAGTGATATTCGGCCGGTCACCAAGGGACTCCCATCTCACTGTCCCCCCAGGGCTGGAGGGTGGCTCCTCACTGCCAAGTGTCCCAACACACACCACAAATACAAGTGCACACACGGGGCTGAGGCAGCCCAAGGCACAGGGCTTCTGAGCTGGGTGGGACTTTAATCTTTGGTCCAGAGAGAGTGAAAGGTTAGGTTTCCTCCCCAGGTTGCTGCTGTTGCCAGCTTTAGACAGATGTAGCTTGCCCCACCACTCGGTGTAGCTGCTCCCTACCCACTCCCCATGCAGCCCCTCAGCCCTTTGGGCTGCTGTGAAGGTGGCCCAGGCTCCCTGTCCCTCTCATCTGACCCTCATAGCCACCATTTGGCAGCAGGGGAAAGTGGGGCTCAGAGATGAGACAGAAAGTGAGACATCCAAGATCAGACAGCCCCATGCCCTAGAGCAAATGGCAAGATGAAGCGGAGAAACTCTAACCTGTTAGAAAgtaacaaaacatttatttcaaaaaggAGCATTTCCAGCTCACCAATGTCCTATAAAACCTGCCACCATGTCGCATGCTGGGCTCTGTGGGCACACACAGATCACCTAGTATCTGTCCAGACTGAGATCAGGGGTGTgtccagggcagggccagggggcaGAGGTGACCTCTCTTGTGTATTGCAGAATGGAAAGGAGCACAAGGCTGGCTCCTGTGCTGTGCCTACAGACAAGGGGGCACCTAGCCTGAGTCCAGCAAGGGAAGGCTTCTCCCCTGGCCAGTACTGTCCTTagcagggcaggggaggtggggaggccacTGGGATGGCTACAGGCTGCCCCCAAGCCAGCATTCTGCTCCATGCACCGCAGACAGGTTCAGGGAAGTTGACCCAAAAAGTTGACACTCCCAAATGGCTCCTTACAAACTAAAAAATACCAGTTATTCAGTCCTCCCCTACCCAGGGGTCCTGGAGAAATGCCTGCCAATTGGACCAGTTAGGGAAAGCAAGCAGCAAGTGACAGGCAGGCCAAGGTGTAGAGCCACCTGAGGTGGCTGAGGCCAAACCCGGCCAGGTGTGATGTAGGCCAGGTGGGCTGGCGGAGCTGGGAAGAGCGGGAGCAGTGGAGTCCCAGACGGCAGAACCAGCATCTCCTGGAGGCCGCCATGCACGCATATTCtcctgccccgccccgccccagaCCTCAGAGCAACCTGGTGGCCGGATTGCCGCCAGCCCTGTGGCCTAGTGCAGCCGCAGGTAGGAGGGGGCGGAGTAGTTGAAGAGCAGGAAGTCCATCCTGTAGAGGTCGAAGAGGCGCCGCTGGTAGAAGGGGCTGATGTCCCGAAAGAGCTGTGCAGCCTGGTCCCGGGATGCAGCCGCCCTGGCCTGGGGCGGCGGCGCGGGGAAGCGCAGGCCGGGCGCGCCCACCAGGCCCAGTACAAAAGCCGCATCCTGGGCCAGCGTCTCGAACTTGCCCACGACGTCGTAGCGCAGGCGGCAGGGGTGGCAGAGCGCGTGGGCGCGCTCCCAGTGCTCGTTGAAGGGCTCCTCGCGGCGCGTGCGCGGGTCCAGCAGGTAGGACAGGAACTCGGCGAAGCGCACGTCGTGGCCGCGGGCCAGCGCGTCGGGGTGTGGACGCGGCCGCAGGCGCCGCACAATGCGCGTGCCGTAGCGCCGCTGGAAGGCCGCGCTGTAGGGCCGCGCGAACTTGTTGCGGTAGGCGGAGGCCAGGCGCTCGAAGGGCTGGCGCACGAAGAGGAAGGCCAGGTAGGCGCGCAGGCGCCGGTTGATCTCGGCAGGGCTGAAGTCGGCCAGCGAGCGCAGGCGGCCTGGCACGTGGGCTTCGTGCGCGGGGATGGCTTGCGGGTCGCCACTGGCGTGGCCGCTCAGTGCAAGCAGCACGCGCTTCCAGTTGGTGCAGGCCACCTTGGGCACGTAGCAGTAGAGCAGGCCGTGCACATCGTCCACCAGCACGTGCCGCAGGTCCTCAGGCCGCAGCAGGCGCTGTCGCCGTGTGTGGCGGCTGCAGGCACGGTGCAGCAGGTCACGCCGCTGTCGATGTACCTCGGCCAGAGCAGTGCGCGGGCCCTGCGGACGACAGGGGTACGCAACAGAGGACGGGTCGGCGCTGCTGGCCCTGCGCCCACCTGATGTAGTGTGCCCAGGGATGTGAGGCTGGGCCAGAGCCATGCGGCGGACAGGAGAGCTGGACTGGAACCAGTGCTACCACCCATCAGTGTGTGACTTGGGGCTCCCGGACCTGAATTCGGGGGGAAGTGAATCCAACCTTATTGAAGCACTTGTTGGGCACTCAGGACGGAGGACTTCCTGATAACAAATATGACGATGTCAGAGTAAGCCTGATAAAGAAGTATGACGTCAGAGTGCTAACCGGGTGCGAATTGAATGCTCACTGTTCACTGAAAGCAGGGTAGTGGATAATAAGAACGGTAGTTTTAATTCCTTATACAGAATCTTTTAGAGAGTGGAAAAATGCAGCCCCTTGCCGGCTATCAGGATATTTTTTGTTCGGTAATAAAATTAGCTAATTCTATATTTATGAATTGTCATGCTCCTTTGGGtcctgattttctttttgtccccCAACAGATTCTAATCTCGGTGCCTGGGCAGGTAGCTTGCCCTCACTGAGGCTGCGCATCCTCTGTGAAATAATTACACCCAGCATTTATCTAGCAGGTACCATGTGTCGGGCACCTTGCTATGCACCTTACAAGTCTATGAATTAGGTAGTATTAGGAGGCCTCGGGCCCAACCCCTGCCAGCCTCCCTCAAGCCATGCCAGACCTAGGGCACCATCTCCAGGTATCCCATCCTTTGTTCAAGTTTTTTCTGACCTAAAAAGGGTCCCCAACTCTGAGATTTAACCCTCCAACCCCCTGCCCCTGTCCTTGGTGATTTTTGGTTTAAGAGTTCTTAGGTGAAAAATGTTAATATCTCAAAATTGCACTAAAAGCCTTTAGGATATAATTAAAGAGACGGTAACCGATATTGGTGGGGATGTGGAAGGTAAGGTGGGACAGCTGCTGTGGGGAGCAGAAAGCAGTTCGGCAGCTCCAGAGAAGTGAACACCATCCAGCAGCTGCACCCCTAGTCAGCTGAAACACACGCCATGACAAAACCTGTAcaggaatgttcacagcagtgttATTTGTaagagccccaaactggaaacggCCCCAGTGttcaccaacagatgaatggagaaacaaatGTGGTCTCTCCCTACAATAGAACacgattcagccataaaaaggaatgaagttctagTACATGCTGAAACATGGATGCattttgaaaacagtatggaaccAGATGGGAAAGGCCACCTGTTGTATGACTCCATTTGTATGAACCGTCCAGAATggatccacagagacagaaagtacattGATAGTTGGCAAGGGCTGGAAGGATGGAAGGGGAATGGTAATGACTGCTACTGGGTATTGCATTTCTTTTTGGGATGATTAAAGTAGATACTGTTGATGGCTGTGCAGCCTTGTTAATATACTAAAACCTCTGTACTATacactttaaaagagtgaattttatggtacgtAAGTTAGGTGTCAGTTAAGAAAAAAGCCTTCGGAGTGTTTCCATTCCAGAGGAGATCAAAGCATCGTCTGACCCCCGCCCCCAGTGCCTGGGGGAGAATATGTTAATATTGGGAGTGGTAGGGAGCGGGGAAACAGATGAGGGTGTGTGCATGCTCTTCGGGTGCCTTTCACAGTACCCAGCAGCCATCCAAGACACCTGAAGGGAAGTGCAGAATGACTTACCTGCCCCATTTTGGGTTTAAAAAGGTTGGAgaaggcaacctaagtgtccatcagtaaatgaatggataaagaagatgtgttatatatacacaatggaatattattcagccatgagaaagaaaacaaatcctaccatttgcaacaacatggatggagctagagggtattacgctcagtgaaatgagcaggatggagaaagacaagtatcaaacgatttcactcatctgtggagtgtaacaacaaagaaaaaactaaaggaacaaaacagcagcagactcacagaacccaagaatggactgacagttaccaaagggaaagggactggagaggatcgatgggaagggaggggtaagggggaaaacggggctttacgattagcacacataatgtagggggggacatgggaaaggcagtatatacagagaagacaagtaatgattctatagcatcttactatgctgatggacagtgactgtaatggggtatgtgggggggacttgataatggggggagtctagtaatcataatgttgttcaagtaattgtacattaacgatataaaaaaaattttaagaacaaaaatgtaGGTTTTTATTAGAGAGCAGTTAGATTGGATTTGCTGattataaaaaatgtaacaaaaaagaaaaaaaaaggtggagaaGGAAATTAGAAATGTATGGACGTGTTGAAGGGAGTGTCTCCTGATACCTACTGAAACAGTCACAGAACCCATAAGGCTGGGGTTCGTGCCCAAGTAAttccaggtggggctgggggagaagggTCTCCATGAACCAGCAAGAGTTAGTTGCTGCTCAGACTGCCACAGGAGCCTGGGGGCTCGCTGTTCCATCCTCTCTACTTCTGTACATGcttgaatttttcaaaatgaaaagttaaagcaAAGAGAGAGAGGACATGCATACCTGTAGGTGAGATTGTGAAAATGTAACAGAGCATCGGGCACTACATATGTGCCTCAGACACTACATACGTGCCTTGTATCTGGCTGGACACACCCGTTCCCTGGTGTAGCAGGGGTAAGGGCCCAGCTCTGCATGGTGCTCTGTTGGAGTATTAAATGCTCTAGCACATGCTTATATTACTTTTTCAAAGTCTCACCATGGGGGTGGCTGCTTAGTTCAGCCACAACTGTGGGGGACCTGAGAGCATTTGGGATACCGTTCCTACCCTCTTGACTCCAGTTCACCTGACTGGCCTCAGAAGCCTGGCCCTGCATGGGTGCCGGGAGAAGGCTGTACCCAGGGGCCCCACAGCCAATCTCTGCTTTCAGCTTTCCGACACCCTCCACGTTTCTTGTGGTAGGGAATGCTGGCCACCCATCTGTCAGTCACCCTCCTTCCTTGCCAGCAGACCCCCATTGTGTTAGGCCTCAGGGAAAGAACCGGTCATGGCAACCTCACACCCTTTCACTAAAGTGATAGTCCACAGGTGGGCATGTGGCCTGGTTCTGGCTAAGGAGATGTAAGGGGAAGTCTGCTGAATGGCTCTCGGGAAAGGCTTTCTTTCAGGACAAAAGTGGGGCccctgaaggaaaagaaaacctttacccacccccttcccttctaCTTGGGATGCTGTCCTGTGAGGTGTCTGGAGCCCTGGCAGTCATCTTGCAACCATGAGGCAATGATGCTGTGGCAGAAATGAACACCAGAGGATGATGGTGGGCAGTGTGTTGCTCCTGTACCATGGGGCTGGTGGTCTCTAAGCGTCTTGACTGTTTTAATGGCTTAAAGGAGCCTCATCAGCTTTTCTGTAGCTTGAAGCCCTATGAGTACCAAGACAGTCAATGCTATTTACATTTCCTGGATGAGAGAAGTGACACTCAGAGGAAATGAATTTGCCTACGACTCCCAAGTAGGGGTGTTGAGACTCCAACTTGGGTCCCTCAGAACCTAGAAGCTGGGGCTCTGTCTGCTGGGCCAGGGATGAATCCTATAGCTACAACCCTTATCCTTTCCCACCCTGGCTGGACTCGGCAGCCTGGATCCTTAGCCTGGCTGTAGTCCTTATGAGCTCTCTGCCTTCTCAGGGTCCTTGGCCTCCCTGtaccttggtttccttatctgtaaacagTGGTAACAACAGCCttacagggttgctgtgaggactaAAGAGTTCACAGAACTTGAGTGCCTGGTACATGGTTAGCACTTGTCAGCCAGATTGTGTTTACTACTATCATTTCTCCCGCTGCAAGGTGCTAAGCTTGCAGGGCCTTGATACCTAGCGCTCACTGGGTCCTCAGG
The DNA window shown above is from Manis javanica isolate MJ-LG chromosome 3, MJ_LKY, whole genome shotgun sequence and carries:
- the CHST13 gene encoding carbohydrate sulfotransferase 13 isoform X2 yields the protein MLYDLDQGPRTALAEVHRQRRDLLHRACSRHTRRQRLLRPEDLRHVLVDDVHGLLYCYVPKVACTNWKRVLLALSGHASGDPQAIPAHEAHVPGRLRSLADFSPAEINRRLRAYLAFLFVRQPFERLASAYRNKFARPYSAAFQRRYGTRIVRRLRPRPHPDALARGHDVRFAEFLSYLLDPRTRREEPFNEHWERAHALCHPCRLRYDVVGKFETLAQDAAFVLGLVGAPGLRFPAPPPQARAAASRDQAAQLFRDISPFYQRRLFDLYRMDFLLFNYSAPSYLRLH
- the CHST13 gene encoding carbohydrate sulfotransferase 13 isoform X1 yields the protein MGRRCWPRRLLAAACFGAALLLLGAAPRALRPAFENGALASGWLGWKRRSPLQMLYDLDQGPRTALAEVHRQRRDLLHRACSRHTRRQRLLRPEDLRHVLVDDVHGLLYCYVPKVACTNWKRVLLALSGHASGDPQAIPAHEAHVPGRLRSLADFSPAEINRRLRAYLAFLFVRQPFERLASAYRNKFARPYSAAFQRRYGTRIVRRLRPRPHPDALARGHDVRFAEFLSYLLDPRTRREEPFNEHWERAHALCHPCRLRYDVVGKFETLAQDAAFVLGLVGAPGLRFPAPPPQARAAASRDQAAQLFRDISPFYQRRLFDLYRMDFLLFNYSAPSYLRLH